The following proteins are encoded in a genomic region of Arachis ipaensis cultivar K30076 chromosome B02, Araip1.1, whole genome shotgun sequence:
- the LOC107625091 gene encoding MDIS1-interacting receptor like kinase 1: MQLKTQFSFLLIIILICYTIGSFSSCFAHNDETSALLSIKQGLIDPFNSLKDWKLHGAVPVHHCNWTGVWCNSNGSVQKLDLSHMNLTGTVSNDVTKLKSLTSLNFCCNGFNSSLFKSVVSVTTLKVLDVSQNFFTGEFPIPTVSSQLVTLNASSNNFSGLIPEEIGNLSLLETLDLRGSFFEGSIPKSFGELRNLKYLGLSGNNLTGEIPAEIGKLSSLEFMIIGYNEFDGGVPSEFGNLTNLKYLDIAEGNLGGEIPKELGKLKFLETVFLYKNSFGGKIPPEIGNMSSLMFLDLSDNILSGKIPDEISQLKNLQLLNLMRNRLTGPVPAGIGDLNHLQVLELWNNSLTGTLPRNLGKNSPLQWLDVSSNSFSGEIPENLCTMGNLTKLILFNNGFFGPIPASLSSCSSLVRVRIHNNFLSGTIPIGFGKLKKIQRLELANNTLTGGIPDDIASSTSLSFIDFSRNKLCYSLPSMIFSITNLQTFIVSNNNLEGKIPDQLQDCPLLGVLDLSSNCLSGRIPGSIGSCKKLVRLNMQNNQLTGEIPKAIASMPTLSILDLANNSLTGKIPENFGMSPALETFNVSYNKLEGPVPANGVLRAINPNDLAGNAGLCGGVLPPCAKSSSYSSSHGNSYTKHIVLGWIIGVSTIFAVAIAILAARSLYMRWYTNGLCFFPNGFYKGNKRWPWRLMAFQRVDFTSTDILSCVKETNVIGMGATGVVYKAEIAQSSTVVAVKKLWRSGSDIEVGSSDDLVGEVNLLGRLRHRNIVRLLGFLYNDTDLMIIYEFMHNGNLGDALHGKQAGRLLVDWVSRYNIALGVAQGLAYLHHDCHPAVIHRDIKSSNILLDMNLEARIADFGLAKMMMHKNETVSMIAGSYGYIAPEYGYSLNVDEKIDIYSYGVVLLELLTGKRPLDPEFGESIDIVGWIRRKIENKSLEEALDPSVGSSKHVQEEMLLVLRIALLCTAKLPKDRPSMRDVIMMLGEARPRRKSAMSSETFEANKEMQNISTSPVSGLI; the protein is encoded by the exons ATGCAACTGAAAACACAGTTTTCATTCCTTCTCATCATCATACTCATATGCTATACCATTGGTTCATTCTCTTCTTGTTTTGCTCATAACGATGAAACATCTGCATTGCTTTCCATAAAACAAGGTCTCATTGATCCATTCAACAGCCTCAAGGATTGGAAACTGCACGGTGCAGTTCCAGTTCATCACTGTAACTGGACTGGTGTATGGTGCAACTCAAATGGATCCGTTCAAAAGCTTGATCTCTCTCACATGAATCTCACTGGCACTGTTTCCAACGACGTAACAAAACTCAAGAGCCTCACTTCTCTCAACTTCTGCTGCAATGGATTCAACTCATCACTCTTCAAATCCGTAGTTAGCGTCACCACACTGAAGGTTCTTGACGTGAGTCAGAATTTCTTCACCGGCGAGTTTCCAATTCCAACGGTTTCTTCGCAGCTTGTGACTCTGAATGCGTCAAGCAACAATTTCTCAGGTTTGATTCCAGAGGAGATTGGAAATCTTTCTTTGTTGGAAACACTTGATCTTAGAGGAAGCTTCTTCGAAGGTTCCATTCCTAAATCGTTTGGTGAACTGCGAAATTTGAAGTATCTCGGACTCTCCGGGAACAATCTCACCGGCGAAATTCCGGCGGAGATCGGAAAATTGTCTTCCCTGGAGTTTATGATAATCGGATACAACGAATTCGACGGTGGAGTTCCGTCGGAATTCGGTAACCTCACGAATCTGAAGTATCTTGATATAGCAGAAGGGAATCTTGGCGGTGAAATTCCAAAAGAGTTGGGGAAACTCAAGTTTTTGGAGACGGTTTTCTTGTACAAGAACAGTTTTGGCGGGAAAATTCCGCCGGAAATCGGAAACATGAGTTCGTTAATGTTCTTGGATCTTTCGGATAACATTTTATCTGGAAAGATTCCAGATGAAATTAGTCAGCTCAAGAATCTTCAGCTACTGAATCTGATGCGAAACCGGTTAACCGGTCCGGTTCCGGCCGGCATCGGAGATTTGAATCATTTGCAGGTTCTTGAGCTTTGGAACAATTCATTGACAGGGACATTGCCTAGAAACCTTGGAAAGAATTCACCATTGCAGTGGTTAGATGTATCATCCAACTCATTCTCTGGTGAGATTCCAGAGAATCTTTGCACCATGGGGAATCTTACCAAGCTTATACTCTTTAATAACGGTTTCTTTGGTCCAATTCCAGCAAGTTTATCCTCGTGTTCTTCCCTCGTTCGCGTTCGGATTCACAACAATTTTCTTTCAGGGACGATTCCTATTGGTTTTGGCAAGCTTAAGAAGATTCAGAGATTGGAACTGGCTAACAATACTCTCACCGGTGGAATTCCGGATGACATTGCTTCTTCAACGTCGCTTTCTTTCATTGATTTCTCAAGAAACAAGCTCTGTTATTCGCTTCCTTCGATGATTTTCTCCATTACAAATCTTCAGACCTTCATTGTTTCCAACAACAACTTGGAAGGAAAAATACCAGATCAGTTGCAGGACTGTCCCTTGCTTGGTGTCCTTGATCTCTCTTCCAATTGCTTATCTGGAAGAATTCCGGGTAGCATTGGTTCGTGTAAGAAATTGGTGAGATTAAACATGCAGAACAACCAATTGACTGGAGAAATTCCGAAAGCAATAGCGAGCATGCCTACATTGTCCATTCTTGATCTTGCTAACAATTCTCTGACTGGTAAAATACCTGAAAACTTTGGTATGTCGCCGGCGTTGGAAACATTCAATGTTTCGTACAATAAGCTAGAAGGCCCTGTCCCTGCAAATGGTGTGCTAAGAGCGATTAATCCGAATGATCTCGCTGGCAATGCCGGCCTCTGTGGTGGTGTTCTCCCTCCATGTGCCAAATCCTCTTCATATTCGTCAAGCCATGGAAATTCATATACAAAGCATATTGTTCTAGGATGGATCATTGGAGTATCAACAATCTTTGCTGTTGCCATTGCGATTTTAGCTGCAAGATCATTATACATGAGATGGTACACCAATGGATTGTGCTTCTTCCCAAATGGATTTTATAAGGGTAACAAACGGTGGCCGTGGCGATTGATGGCATTTCAGAGGGTTGATTTTACAAGTACTGATATTCTGTCCTGCGTCAAGGAAACAAATGTGATTGGAATGGGGGCAACCGGCGTTGTCTACAAGGCCGAGATAGCACAATCAAGTACCGTTGTTGCAGTCAAGAAATTGTGGAGATCAGGATCTGATATTGAAGTGGGAAGCAGCGATGATCTTGTCGGCGAGGTGAATCTTCTAGGGAGGCTAAGGCATAGGAACATTGTTAGGCTATTAGGATTTCTTTATAATGACACTGATTTGATGATCATTTATGAGTTTATGCACAATGGAAACCTTGGGGATGCCTTGCATGGCAAGCAAGCTGGAAGATTGCTTGTGGATTGGGTTTCGAGGTATAACATTGCTCTGGGAGTCGCGCAGGGGCTCGCTTATCTTCACCATGATTGTCATCCGGCCGTTATCCATCGAGACATCAAGTCGAGTAACATACTGCTCGACATGAATCTCGAGGCAAGAATAGCTGATTTCGGGTTAGCCAAGATGATGATGCATAAGAATGAAACTGTCTCCATGATTGCTGGATCCTACGGATACATTGCCCCAG AATATGGATACTCATTGAATGTGGATGAAAAGATAGATATCTACAGTTATGGAGTAGTATTACTGGAGCTTCTAACAGGAAAGAGGCCCTTGGATCCAGAATTTGGAGAATCAATAGATATAGTAGGGTGGATTAGAAGGAAAATAGAGAATAAATCCTTAGAAGAAGCATTAGACCCTAGTGTAGGAAGCTCCAAGCATGTTCAAGAAGAGATGCTTTTGGTTCTCAGAATAGCACTTCTTTGCACTGCAAAACTACCAAAAGATCGACCCTCCATGAGAGATGTGATAATGATGCTCGGAGAAGCAAGGCCAAGGAGGAAGAGTGCTATGAGCAGTGAAACTTTTGAAGCTAACAAGGAAATGCAAAATATTAGCACTTCACCAGTTAGTGGCCTTATTTGA